A single Aythya fuligula isolate bAytFul2 chromosome 21, bAytFul2.pri, whole genome shotgun sequence DNA region contains:
- the CAMK2N1 gene encoding calcium/calmodulin-dependent protein kinase II inhibitor 1, translating into MAEEGSPYGEGQLAGGAAGGELPFPVRLRGPDGLLAAGQGKRPPKLGQIGRSKRVVIEDDRIDDVLQNLSEKAPPGV; encoded by the exons ATGGCGGAGGAGGGGTCGCCCTACGGCGAGGGGCAGCTggcggggggcgcggcgggggggGAGCTGCCTTTCCCCGTGCGCCTCCGTGGCCCCGACGGGCTCCTGGCGGCCGGGCAGGGCAAGAGGCCGCCCAAACTGGGGCAGATCGGGCGCAGCAAGAGAG tGGTTATCGAAGACGATCGGATCGATGACGTGCTGCAAAACCTCTCCGAAAAGGCCCCTCCCGGGGTTTAA
- the MUL1 gene encoding mitochondrial ubiquitin ligase activator of NFKB 1, with translation MDGGGRPSGLQAALLAASAALTALLCSAYRHKARQARGLQGARRLRLDGELRAVLLEAPGRCVPYAVIEGVVRSVKDTLSSQFVEDCRGVVQRLTLQEHKMVWNRTTHLWNDYEKVIHQRTNMAPFDLAPPEDGAGVAVRVMKPLEAAELSLETVHEKFHPSVQSFTDVLGHYISGERPKGIQETEQMLKVGTLLTGVGELVLDSDTVKLQPPKQGLRYYLSSADFDALLQKQQASVRLWKILAFLSGFATCTLLFFLLRKQYRHRRERRRLQQLREEFRQAQELRLRHETAAEVPKNACVICLSNAKACVFLECGHVCSCTECYRALPDPKACPICRQPIARVVPLYNS, from the exons ATggatggcggcgggcggccctCGGGCCTGCAGGCCGCGCTGCTGGCGGCCAGCGCCGCGCTCACGGCTCTGCTGTGCTCCGCCTACCGACACAAGGCCCGGCAGGCCCGCGGCCTCCAG GGTGCCAGGAGGCTGCGGCTGGACGGGGAGCTGCGGGCCGTGCTGCTGGAGGCGCCGGGGCGCTGCGTGCCCTATGCGGTTATTGAAG GCGTGGTGCGCTCGGTGAAGGACACCCTGAGCAGCCAGTTCGTGGAGGATTGCCGCGGCGTGGTGCAGAGGCTGACGCTGCAGGAGCACAAGATGGTGTGGAACCGAACCACACACCTCTG GAATGACTACGAGAAGGTGATCCACCAGCGCACCAACATGGCCCCCTTCGACCTGGCCCCCCCGGAGGACGGCGCCGGCGTCGCCGTGCGGGTGATGAAACCTCTGGAGGCCGCCGAGCTCAGCCTGGAGACGGTGCACGAGAAATTCCACCCCTCGGTGCAGTCCTTCACCGACGTCCTCGGCCACTACATCAGCGGCGAGCGCCCCAAGGGCATCCAGGAGACCGAGCAGATGCTGAAGGTGGGGACGCTGCTGACGGGCGTGGGGGAGCTGGTGCTGGACAGCGACACCGTCAAGCTGCAGCCGCCCAAGCAGGGCCTGCGCTACTACCTCAGCAGCGCCGATTTCGACGccttgctgcagaagcagcaggccAGCGTCCGCCTCTGGAAGATCCTCGCCTTCCTCTCGGGTTTCGCCACCTGCaccctcctcttcttcctcctgcgCAAGCAGTACCGGCACCGCCGCGAGAGGAGGCGGCTCCAGCAGCTGCGGGAGGAGTTCAGGCAGGCCCAGGAGCTGCGGCTGAGGCACGAAACCGCCGCCGAGGTGCCCAAAAACGCCTGCGTCATCTGCCTGAGCAACGCCAAGGCCTGCGTCTTCCTGGAGTGCGGCCACGTCTGCTCCTGCACCGAGTGTTACCGCGCCCTGCCGGACCCCAAGGCGTGCCCCATCTGCCGGCAGCCCATCGCCAGGGTGGTGCCGCTCTACAACAGCTGA
- the FAM43B gene encoding protein FAM43B, whose product MLPWRRSKFVLVENERKCKGKSLGPGLGYASLLASFLRSCPDLLPECPLERLGSVFGGRRQKVELNKEDPTYTVRYLGNAVTLHAKGEGCTEEAVGKIWAKSEAGAGGAKMKLTLGPHGIRMAPGEKGARRPGHAYLLHRITYCAADRRHPKVFAWVYRHQVKNKAVVLRCHAVLVPKAATARAMALLLFQTSASAFNEFKRLKRQNDGRHVQQQLLGEAIVPLVPLRRLLNAKCPYRPPAERARCAPRLSSILEEEEEEAMGTGCGTRAEGLGERAAVLRLAREMRGCSLRGPRPPLC is encoded by the coding sequence ATGCTGCCCTGGCGCCGGAGCAAGTTCGTGCTGGTGGAAAATGAACGTAAGTGCAAAGGGAAGAGCTTGGGCCCCGGGTTGGGCTACGCCTCGCTGCTGGCCAGCTTCTTGCGCTCCTGCCCGGACCTGCTGCCCGAATGCCCGCTGGAGCGCCTGGGCAGCGTTTTCGGCGGCCGGCGGCAGAAAGTGGAGCTGAACAAGGAGGACCCGACGTACACCGTGCGCTACCTGGGCAACGCCGTCACGCTGCACGCCAAGGGCGAGGGCTGCACGGAGGAGGCGGTGGGCAAGATCTGGGCCAAAAGCGaagccggggccgggggggccaAGATGAAGCTGACGCTGGGACCCCACGGCATCCGCATGGCGCCCGGCGAGAAGGGGGCCCGCCGGCCGGGCCACGCGTACCTGCTGCACCGCATCACCTACTGCGCCGCCGACCGGCGGCACCCCAAGGTTTTCGCCTGGGTTTACCGGCACCAGGTGAAGAACAAGGCGGTGGTGCTGCGCTGCCACGCCGTCCTGGTCCCCAAAGCCGCCACGGCGCGCGCCATGGCCCTGCTCCTCTTCCAGACCTCCGCCTCCGCCTTCAACGAGTTCAAGCGGCTCAAGAGGCAGAACGACGGCCGCCAcgtccagcagcagctgctgggcgAAGCCATCGTCCCCCTGGTGCCCCTGCGCAGGCTGCTCAACGCCAAGTGTCCCTATCGCCCGCCGGCCGAGCGCGCCCGCTGCGCCCCGCGCCTCAGCTCCAtcttggaggaggaggaggaggaagccatGGGCACCGGCTGCGGGACGAGGGCTGAAGGCCTCGGCGAGCGAGCCGCCGTGCTGAGGCTGGCCAGGGAGATGCGGGGGTGCAGCCTGCGTGGCCCTCGCCCCCCCTTGTGCTGA
- the CDA gene encoding cytidine deaminase, which yields MEGSGGPQGERLQLLLRRCREAKACAYCPYSRFPVGAALLTAGGEIFSGCNVENACYSLGVCAERTAIQKAISEGHTRFRAMAIASDMGTDFIVPCGACRQVMREFGKDWDVYLTKPDGTYIVKTLDELLPLSFGPEDLKKA from the exons ATGGAGGGCAGCGGGGGGCCCCAGGGCGAgcgcctgcagctgctgctgcgccGCTGCCGGGAGGCCAAGGCCTGCGCCTACTGCCCCTACAGCCGCTTCCCCGTGGGCGCCGCGCTGCTCACCGCCGGCGGGGAGATCTTTTCGG GGTGCAACGTGGAGAACGCCTGCTACAGCCTGGGGGTGTGCGCCGAGCGCACGGCCATCCAGAAAGCCATCTCGGAGGGGCACACGCGCTTCAGGGCCATGGCCATCGCCAG CGACATGGGGACCGACTTCATCGTGCCCTGCGGCGCCTGCAGGCAGGTGATGAGAGAG ttCGGCAAGGACTGGGACGTCTACCTGACCAAACCCGACGGCACCTACATCGTCAAGACACTGGACgagctcctgcccctctccttcGGCCCCGAGGACCTGAAGAAGGCGTGA